A window of bacterium contains these coding sequences:
- a CDS encoding phosphatase PAP2 family protein, whose translation MFGLGGALVFSSPRYLIRVVNALVTASLAGTIIYWIVPSLGPYFYSETAALFDRMPDNPLLKEMLLRQLLATMESPENFHVTFGGGIAAFPSLHITFSTILLFFLWSKHRILTVLLLFPFSQLVVSTVYLGWHYAFDSLGGIVLAWIVITLIECLEVSKASMKES comes from the coding sequence GTGTTCGGCCTTGGCGGAGCCCTTGTTTTCAGTTCTCCCCGGTACCTCATCAGGGTCGTCAACGCTCTCGTCACTGCCAGTCTCGCCGGAACGATCATTTATTGGATCGTTCCGAGTTTAGGGCCCTATTTCTATAGTGAGACCGCAGCTCTTTTCGACAGGATGCCTGACAACCCTCTTCTCAAGGAGATGCTTCTTCGCCAACTTCTCGCAACCATGGAATCTCCCGAGAACTTTCATGTGACCTTCGGCGGCGGGATCGCCGCGTTTCCAAGTCTACACATTACATTCAGCACCATCCTCCTCTTTTTCTTATGGAGCAAACATAGGATTCTGACCGTACTTCTGCTTTTCCCTTTCTCACAGCTCGTGGTTTCCACGGTCTATCTCGGATGGCACTATGCTTTCGATTCCCTTGGGGGGATAGTACTGGCCTGGATAGTAATCACCCTGATCGAGTGTTTGGAGGTATCGAAGGCATCCATGAAGGAAAGCTGA
- a CDS encoding AAA family ATPase, whose protein sequence is MSYLDFYGLQIEPFSNAPNERFYYNSAQHARALTRIMYVAETMKGLAVVVGDIGTGKTTLARKVLDGLPSEAYESALLVILHSEISQEWLLRRIAQQLGIENPATEKLQIIGQLYRKLIHLHEMGKKAVVLIDEAQMLNTRELMEEFRGLLNLEVTAHKLITFVFFGLPEIEDVMALDPPLLQRVAMKIRLSTLTEEATKAYVVHRMAIAGTRDPVFTDTALRRIYRYSDGFPRKINVLCDNALFQGFLMRQRIIDDSIVQEMASDLGFDARLDAQSGIPAMDVPADWSPAGVRPDDVIPEELIQAGDSAGQGDASEVAEYSFDVPPVPDMTGFQGDGAPLPDPEPQSAGNPDDDLDVKLEEFFEDTFKES, encoded by the coding sequence ATGAGCTACCTCGATTTTTACGGCCTCCAGATAGAGCCCTTTTCCAACGCCCCGAATGAGCGTTTCTACTACAATAGCGCCCAGCATGCCAGGGCCCTGACACGGATCATGTACGTGGCCGAGACCATGAAGGGGCTTGCCGTTGTGGTGGGCGACATCGGCACCGGCAAGACAACCCTGGCGAGGAAGGTCCTCGACGGTCTTCCCTCGGAAGCCTACGAATCGGCCCTTCTCGTCATCCTCCACTCGGAGATATCCCAGGAGTGGCTCCTCAGGCGCATCGCCCAGCAGCTCGGTATCGAAAACCCCGCCACGGAAAAGCTCCAGATTATCGGCCAGCTGTACCGCAAGCTCATCCACCTCCACGAGATGGGAAAGAAGGCTGTGGTCCTCATCGACGAGGCCCAGATGCTCAACACCCGGGAACTCATGGAAGAGTTCCGCGGCCTTCTTAACCTGGAGGTGACGGCCCACAAGCTCATCACTTTCGTCTTTTTCGGCCTGCCCGAGATCGAGGATGTCATGGCCCTCGACCCGCCCCTTCTGCAGCGGGTGGCCATGAAGATCCGCCTGTCCACCCTTACCGAGGAGGCCACCAAGGCCTACGTCGTGCATCGGATGGCCATCGCCGGCACCAGGGACCCCGTCTTCACCGACACGGCCCTCAGGCGTATTTATCGTTACTCGGACGGGTTCCCCAGGAAGATCAACGTCCTGTGCGACAACGCCCTGTTCCAGGGGTTTCTCATGAGGCAGAGGATCATCGACGATTCCATCGTACAGGAGATGGCCTCCGACCTCGGGTTTGACGCCAGGCTGGACGCCCAGTCCGGCATTCCCGCCATGGATGTCCCGGCTGACTGGTCACCGGCGGGGGTCCGTCCCGATGATGTCATCCCGGAAGAGCTCATCCAGGCAGGGGATTCAGCCGGCCAAGGAGATGCTTCGGAGGTGGCGGAGTACTCCTTCGACGTTCCCCCCGTGCCGGACATGACCGGGTTCCAGGGCGATGGCGCGCCGCTGCCGGATCCTGAACCGCAGTCGGCCGGCAATCCGGACGACGATCTGGATGTGAAGCTGGAAGAGTTTTTCGAGGATACATTCAAGGAAAGCTGA
- a CDS encoding tetratricopeptide repeat protein — MTDKAKLLKVAQKHLSKGNLDKAIKTFQNLVEVDPRDQRLTLRLADLQARAGRKSEAVQNYEKVATRYIQQDFTPKAIAVYKTILRLDPELLSTYDKLAELYKSQGLEAEALSQLENLFQIYEKRSDEGKQIEVLQLMVNMDPENLGFQVRLGETLARKGRKQEAAEAFAKAATTLSRRGFHDRASQLFEKITGLNPDNTAVRKELCAHYLESGQFKEARKEIEAILAVEPDDPRMALLLGRIHFQLGNNSGGEQMIAQSLQLFLKSGELEGVMREYLFVAQSHLRNGELDESEAFYRQIMMVVPGEIRAIKGLICVAEARNDRVGQIKNLLLLGRSLVQSRDAKGACKAFEKVSQLDPLNEEAKGYLARVQAGDLEALSAAVDSAGPGEAPVELGAAELEELTEIEDLELISEEGTDVEEGMEISEEEEIEAIDLDDGQELEFDDIESVEVISEEEIDSIPDIVLEDFDDEVELVAEGGGDLAPGEPGVSAFEPEASPEEEMTVDELLAEAEVYERYGLTDKVMEILESARAKAPDDPRVLERIEAAASGAPAPADAATGQVPGLEESVKLPDETLAQPPEAQPVSEPGAREGHDPFAEDMEEADFYMSQGLEDEAHRIYQSILKRSPGHAAAAAAIEGVEAPSQGSAPPVTGAPPVPESPAAPAQKVPAAGTRVLPGDAREVKGRLIVEDSETEGAGGFLDLAEELRTELADEFQAPAETVSDGGGITFEEIFSQFKKGIAETLGDEEYETHYNLGIAYKDMGLSDDALREFEISSRDPDLAQDSLSLMAMCFVEKKDLDSAVKAIQKAIDISEVSTRTGLFYQMGETLERKKAWPEAVAAYEEVQAKDPTFERIGEAIERVKSHLVEEAEDEVEADMPLDGGMDDMLSDLIREVEEMARETAGETGDDPGKPKKDRISYL, encoded by the coding sequence ATGACTGATAAAGCAAAACTGCTCAAGGTTGCCCAGAAACACCTTTCCAAGGGCAACCTGGACAAGGCGATAAAAACCTTCCAGAACCTGGTGGAGGTCGATCCGAGGGACCAGAGGCTCACCCTCAGGCTGGCCGACCTGCAGGCCCGCGCAGGCCGCAAGTCCGAAGCGGTTCAAAATTACGAGAAAGTCGCCACCAGGTATATCCAGCAGGATTTCACCCCCAAGGCCATTGCCGTTTACAAGACAATCCTCAGGCTCGATCCCGAGCTGCTGTCGACCTACGACAAGCTGGCCGAGCTGTACAAGAGCCAGGGGCTCGAGGCTGAAGCCCTGTCCCAGCTGGAGAATCTTTTCCAGATCTACGAGAAGAGGAGCGACGAAGGCAAGCAGATCGAGGTCCTGCAGCTCATGGTCAACATGGACCCGGAGAACCTGGGTTTCCAGGTCCGGCTGGGTGAGACCCTGGCCAGGAAGGGCCGCAAGCAGGAGGCAGCCGAAGCCTTCGCCAAGGCCGCCACCACCTTGAGCCGCCGTGGTTTCCACGATCGGGCTTCCCAGCTCTTCGAGAAGATCACGGGCCTCAACCCCGACAACACGGCGGTTCGCAAGGAGCTGTGCGCCCATTATCTGGAGAGCGGCCAGTTCAAGGAGGCCCGGAAGGAGATCGAGGCCATTCTGGCAGTGGAGCCCGACGATCCCCGCATGGCGCTTCTCCTCGGGCGGATCCACTTCCAGCTGGGAAACAATTCCGGCGGCGAACAGATGATCGCGCAATCGCTGCAGCTGTTCCTCAAGTCGGGAGAGCTGGAAGGGGTCATGAGGGAGTACCTTTTCGTTGCCCAGTCACACCTGCGCAACGGGGAGTTGGACGAGTCCGAGGCGTTCTACCGGCAGATCATGATGGTCGTGCCGGGGGAGATCAGGGCCATCAAGGGCCTCATTTGCGTTGCCGAGGCCAGGAATGACAGGGTAGGACAGATCAAGAACCTGCTGCTCCTGGGAAGGTCCCTGGTACAGAGCAGGGATGCGAAGGGTGCCTGCAAGGCCTTCGAGAAGGTGAGCCAACTCGATCCTCTCAACGAGGAGGCCAAGGGGTACCTGGCGAGGGTGCAGGCCGGCGATCTCGAGGCACTATCGGCGGCTGTTGACAGCGCGGGTCCTGGTGAGGCGCCGGTGGAGCTCGGGGCAGCGGAACTTGAAGAACTGACCGAGATAGAGGATCTGGAACTGATCTCCGAAGAAGGCACGGATGTCGAAGAGGGGATGGAGATCAGCGAAGAAGAGGAGATCGAGGCCATCGATCTCGATGATGGCCAGGAACTTGAGTTTGACGATATCGAGTCGGTGGAGGTGATCTCTGAAGAAGAGATCGATTCCATCCCTGATATCGTTCTGGAAGATTTCGACGACGAGGTGGAACTGGTCGCTGAAGGCGGCGGGGACCTCGCTCCAGGGGAACCGGGTGTTTCTGCTTTTGAGCCCGAAGCCTCCCCTGAAGAGGAGATGACCGTCGACGAACTTCTCGCCGAGGCCGAGGTCTACGAACGTTACGGGCTGACGGATAAGGTCATGGAGATCCTTGAAAGCGCCAGGGCCAAGGCCCCGGACGACCCAAGGGTCCTTGAACGGATCGAGGCCGCCGCCTCGGGAGCGCCTGCGCCTGCCGATGCGGCCACCGGGCAAGTCCCCGGGTTAGAAGAGTCCGTCAAACTCCCTGATGAAACCCTCGCTCAACCTCCGGAAGCACAGCCGGTTTCAGAACCCGGGGCCAGGGAAGGGCATGACCCCTTTGCGGAGGACATGGAGGAAGCCGATTTCTACATGTCCCAAGGTCTCGAGGATGAGGCTCACCGCATCTACCAGTCGATTCTCAAGCGCTCTCCCGGCCATGCGGCTGCGGCGGCTGCCATTGAAGGGGTCGAGGCCCCTTCGCAAGGATCTGCTCCGCCTGTTACCGGGGCGCCTCCTGTGCCCGAATCCCCGGCTGCCCCCGCACAAAAGGTGCCGGCCGCCGGTACACGGGTGCTGCCTGGTGATGCCCGTGAGGTGAAAGGGAGACTCATCGTCGAGGACTCGGAAACAGAAGGCGCCGGAGGTTTCCTGGACCTTGCCGAGGAACTGCGGACGGAGCTTGCCGATGAGTTCCAGGCCCCGGCGGAGACGGTTTCAGACGGCGGCGGTATCACCTTCGAGGAGATCTTTTCCCAGTTCAAGAAAGGGATCGCTGAGACTCTTGGAGACGAGGAGTACGAGACCCATTACAACCTGGGGATCGCCTACAAGGACATGGGGCTTTCCGACGATGCCCTCAGGGAGTTCGAGATCAGCAGCAGGGACCCTGACCTTGCCCAGGACAGCCTCAGCCTGATGGCCATGTGTTTTGTGGAAAAGAAGGATCTGGATTCCGCTGTGAAGGCGATCCAGAAGGCGATCGACATCTCGGAAGTGTCTACCAGGACTGGCTTGTTCTACCAGATGGGAGAGACCCTGGAGCGTAAAAAGGCGTGGCCCGAGGCTGTTGCCGCCTACGAGGAGGTCCAGGCCAAGGATCCCACCTTCGAGCGGATCGGCGAGGCTATCGAAAGGGTAAAATCCCACCTTGTGGAAGAGGCTGAAGACGAAGTCGAGGCTGACATGCCCCTGGACGGCGGCATGGACGACATGCTCTCCGATCTCATCAGGGAGGTTGAGGAGATGGCCAGGGAAACGGCGGGCGAGACCGGTGACGATCCCGGTAAACCCAAGAAAGACAGGATCTCCTATCTATAA
- the accC gene encoding acetyl-CoA carboxylase biotin carboxylase subunit: protein MSKSRLFSKILIANRGEIALRVIRACRELGIRTVAVFSEADKDALHTRFADESICIGPANPIQSYLNIPAVVSAAEVSDCEAIHPGYGFLAENPEFAEVCEASGITFIGPRSNHIRLMGNKIQARNLAVRAGVPIPPGGVEGVSDPEVALEGAKQLGFPVIIKAASGGGGRGIRVVHSEASFRTSFSMAQAEAGTAFNDPEVYVEKFIQSPRHVEIQVLADSFGKVVHLGERDCSIQRRYQKLIEEAPSPAMTDELRARMGEAATSLTREAGYLNAGTVEFLLDAEGNFYFMEMNTRIQVEHPVTEMVTGIDLVKEQIRISAGHPLGISQEDVKIQGHAIECRINAEDPVDHRPNPGTISFYYAPGGPGIRVDSAAFQHYYITPHYDSMIAKLIAHGRDREEALARMQRALEEFVIEGIKTTLPLHQRILATMKFRKGEYGTDFMETMKK from the coding sequence GTGAGCAAGTCGAGACTTTTCTCCAAGATCCTGATCGCCAACAGGGGTGAGATCGCCCTCAGGGTGATCCGCGCCTGCAGGGAACTGGGCATCAGGACGGTAGCCGTGTTTTCCGAAGCCGACAAGGACGCTCTCCACACGCGGTTCGCGGACGAGAGTATCTGCATCGGCCCGGCAAACCCCATCCAGAGCTACCTCAACATCCCGGCGGTCGTGAGCGCTGCCGAGGTGTCGGATTGCGAGGCGATCCACCCGGGGTACGGCTTCCTGGCCGAAAACCCTGAATTCGCAGAGGTCTGCGAGGCCAGCGGGATCACCTTTATCGGTCCCCGTTCGAATCACATCAGGCTTATGGGGAACAAGATCCAGGCCCGCAACCTCGCCGTGAGGGCCGGTGTCCCCATACCCCCGGGGGGGGTGGAGGGGGTGAGCGACCCTGAAGTGGCCCTCGAGGGGGCAAAGCAGCTTGGTTTCCCGGTGATCATCAAGGCTGCCTCGGGCGGAGGAGGCAGGGGGATCAGGGTCGTCCACTCCGAAGCCTCTTTCAGGACATCTTTTTCCATGGCCCAGGCCGAGGCGGGTACGGCGTTCAACGATCCGGAAGTCTACGTGGAAAAGTTCATCCAGTCTCCCCGTCACGTGGAGATCCAGGTGCTCGCGGACAGCTTCGGAAAGGTCGTCCACCTTGGCGAAAGGGACTGCAGCATCCAGCGGCGATACCAGAAACTCATCGAGGAGGCACCCTCCCCGGCCATGACCGACGAGCTGAGGGCCCGCATGGGTGAGGCAGCGACATCCCTGACCCGCGAGGCAGGCTATCTCAACGCCGGGACGGTGGAGTTCCTGCTGGATGCCGAGGGGAACTTCTACTTCATGGAGATGAACACCCGGATCCAGGTAGAGCACCCGGTCACAGAGATGGTGACAGGTATCGACCTCGTCAAGGAGCAGATCCGGATCAGTGCCGGGCACCCGCTGGGGATTTCACAGGAGGACGTGAAGATCCAGGGGCACGCCATCGAGTGCCGTATCAACGCGGAAGATCCGGTGGACCACAGGCCAAACCCCGGTACCATTTCCTTCTATTATGCCCCCGGCGGCCCGGGGATCCGGGTGGATTCCGCGGCGTTCCAGCACTACTATATCACACCCCATTACGATTCCATGATCGCCAAGCTCATCGCCCACGGACGGGACCGTGAAGAGGCCCTGGCAAGGATGCAGCGCGCCCTGGAAGAGTTCGTCATCGAGGGGATCAAGACCACCCTTCCCCTCCACCAGCGGATACTGGCCACCATGAAGTTCCGCAAGGGTGAGTACGGGACCGATTTCATGGAGACGATGAAGAAATAG
- the accB gene encoding acetyl-CoA carboxylase biotin carboxyl carrier protein, whose translation MDIKEIREILKLVERYGVQDFTLQRGDTRIRVRKGGVLEETAVGRTRELPFQEASARPAQAAPGDVPAAAGDTLAVGVNQFLVTSPIVGTFYRAPGPESPPYVEVGTNVSKGTVMCIVEAMKIMNEIECEVSGKVSSILVENAQPVEYGQPLFIVDLS comes from the coding sequence ATGGATATCAAGGAGATCAGGGAGATCCTGAAACTTGTTGAAAGGTACGGGGTCCAGGATTTTACCCTCCAGAGGGGGGATACCCGGATCCGGGTCAGGAAAGGGGGTGTCCTGGAGGAAACGGCGGTTGGCAGGACTCGTGAGCTTCCTTTCCAGGAGGCATCCGCCCGCCCGGCGCAGGCCGCACCTGGCGATGTTCCCGCTGCCGCGGGCGACACCCTGGCCGTGGGCGTGAACCAGTTCCTCGTCACTTCTCCCATCGTGGGGACCTTCTACAGGGCCCCGGGCCCGGAATCCCCGCCCTACGTTGAGGTCGGCACCAATGTAAGCAAGGGCACAGTGATGTGCATCGTCGAGGCCATGAAGATCATGAACGAGATCGAGTGCGAGGTCTCGGGCAAAGTCTCTTCGATCCTGGTAGAAAACGCCCAGCCGGTCGAGTACGGTCAGCCGCTGTTTATCGTCGATCTGTCGTGA
- the efp gene encoding elongation factor P → MISTNQFKRGMKVEMDGEPYIIVEFQHVKPGKGGAFVRTKLKSLISGNVLDRTFRSGEKLKRPDFEEKTMQFLYSDDGGFHFMDTGTYDQTLITSGDLGDITGFLKEQLEVNVQFYNGKPVGVELPIFVELVIEEAEPGAKGDTATGATKPVKLETGAVINVPLFLNEGDVVKIDTRTGDYIERVR, encoded by the coding sequence TTGATCAGCACCAATCAGTTCAAAAGGGGTATGAAGGTCGAGATGGACGGGGAACCGTACATTATCGTGGAGTTCCAGCACGTCAAGCCGGGCAAGGGAGGGGCGTTCGTACGAACGAAGCTGAAGAGCCTCATTTCCGGAAACGTGCTGGACAGGACGTTCAGGTCCGGGGAGAAGCTGAAAAGGCCGGATTTTGAAGAGAAGACCATGCAGTTCCTTTACAGCGACGATGGCGGTTTTCACTTCATGGATACCGGCACCTACGATCAGACCCTCATCACCTCGGGGGATCTGGGTGACATCACCGGGTTTTTGAAGGAACAGCTCGAGGTGAACGTCCAATTTTACAACGGTAAACCGGTGGGTGTGGAGCTGCCCATCTTCGTGGAACTGGTCATTGAAGAGGCTGAGCCCGGCGCCAAGGGAGATACGGCCACCGGCGCCACCAAACCGGTCAAGCTGGAGACGGGAGCCGTCATCAACGTTCCCCTTTTCCTCAACGAGGGGGATGTCGTCAAGATCGATACGCGCACTGGCGATTATATCGAACGCGTCAGATAG